The DNA sequence AGGCATTATTGGGGCAGGGTTTGTGGGTCGGGCTATCAGCAAGCTGGCCTTAGCGGCGGGACATCAGGTGATGTTGAGCAATTCGCGGGATCCCAAAACATTATTTACCTTAACCCGCACCACCCAGTGCGAGGCAGGAACCCCGCAGCAGGCGGCCGAGTTCGGCGACGTGGTGGTGATCGCCATTCCATTAGAGGCCTATCGCAGCGTGCCCGCCGCGCCGCTGGTGGGCAAAGTGGTGATTGATGCCAACAACTACTATCCGGATCGCGATGGGCGCATCCCTGAACTTGACCAGCACCAGACCACCACCAGCGAAATGTTGGCAAAGCATTTGCCCGAGTCGCGGGTGATCAAAGCCTTTAACGCCATCAGAATGGATGATTTGCTGAGTGACGGTCTGCCTGCTTCCGCTGCCGAACGCCGCGCTTTGCCGATTGCCGGTGATGACGCGCAGGGCAAGGTCATCGTCACGGCGCTGC is a window from the Ewingella sp. CoE-038-23 genome containing:
- a CDS encoding NADPH-dependent F420 reductase — translated: MKIGIIGAGFVGRAISKLALAAGHQVMLSNSRDPKTLFTLTRTTQCEAGTPQQAAEFGDVVVIAIPLEAYRSVPAAPLVGKVVIDANNYYPDRDGRIPELDQHQTTTSEMLAKHLPESRVIKAFNAIRMDDLLSDGLPASAAERRALPIAGDDAQGKVIVTALLDEFGFDVVDAGALEEGWRFEAGTPVYCVPLNKEQLAAGLQAAATNHLA